The following proteins are encoded in a genomic region of Brachypodium distachyon strain Bd21 chromosome 1, Brachypodium_distachyon_v3.0, whole genome shotgun sequence:
- the LOC104581490 gene encoding G-type lectin S-receptor-like serine/threonine-protein kinase At2g19130, producing MAGQLKVFIWSEGLQDWTMIGVNPKEICDVYAICGPSTICNAYGITHCNCMEGFSATSSEDWELDDRTSGCSRNTQLDCIRTKSTTRTTDKFYPVPCVSLPQNPTEVKPGTNTSQCSQICLNNCSCTAYSFSDNECSMWHNELLNVRQLQCSGSTNSNGETLYLRLSAKDVQSFKSNRRRIFIALLAGIIICALGLFALILVLMIWRNKRKNSRCLSDGAQGCNGGIIAFRYNDLRSATKNFTDKLGGGSFGSVFKGLVNDSISIAVKRLDGAYQGEKQFRAEVSSIGVVQHINLVKLVGFCCEGSRRLLVYEHMPNRSLDVHLFQNSYTTLNWKSRYQIALGVARGLAYLHESCRDCIIHCDIKPENILLDASFLPKVADFGMAKLLGRNFSGVLTTVRGTAGYLAPEWITGVAITPKVDVYSYGMVLLEIISGRRNSNAACSSGGDLDIYFPVHAACKLLEGDVESLVDHRLHGEVNFHEAELACKVACWCIQDDEFGRPTMREVVQILERLVEIRMPLIPRMLQVMTESPQSTCS from the exons ATGGCAG GTCAGTTGAAGGTATTCATTTGGTCCGAGGGCTTACAGGATTGGACGATGATCGGTGTCAACCCAAAAGAAATATGTGATGTCTATGCAATTTGTGGACCTTCCACAATATGCAATGCTTATGGCATTACACACTGCAATTGCATGGAGGGCTTCTCTGCAACATCCTCCGAGGACTGGGAGTTAGATGATCGAACCAGTGGGTGCTCACGAAATACCCAGTTAGACTGCATCAGAACCAAAAGCACAACACGTACAACAGATAAGTTCTACCCCGTGCCATGTGTCAGCTTGCCGCAAAATCCCACAGAAGTAAAACCTGGTACAAACACGAGTCAGTGCTCACAAATTTGCCTGAATAATTGCTCTTGTACTGCATATTCCTTCAGCGACAACGAATGCTCTATGTGGCACAATGAATTACTCAATGTAAGACAACTACAATGTAGTGGCAGTACCAATTCAAATGGAGAAACTCTTTACCTTCGCCTTTCTGCTAAAGATGTTCAAAGTTTCAAAAGTAACAGAAGAAGGATTTTTATTGCACTTCTAGCTGGTATAATCATTTGTGCTCTAGGCTTATTTGCACTCATTCTCGTGCTAATGATTTGgagaaacaaaaggaagaaCTCTCGTTGTCTATCTGACGGTGCTCAAGGTTGTAATGGAGGAATCATTGCATTCAGATACAACGATTTACGAAgtgcaacaaaaaatttcaCGGATAAGTTGGGGGGAGGCAGTTTTGGTTCTGTATTCAAGGGTCTTGTAAATGACTCAATTTCTATAGCAGTGAAGAGGCTTGATGGTGCTTATCAAGGGGAGAAGCAATTCAGAGCTGAAGTGAGCTCAATTGGAGTTGTCCAACACATAAATTTAGTTAAGCTTGTTGGTTTCTGCTGTGAGGGTTCTAGGAGGTTGCTTGTTTATGAACACATGCCAAATCGCTCTCTTGACGTCCATCTATTTCAGAACAGCTATACTACGTTGAATTGGAAATCTAGGTATCAGATAGCCCTGGGGGTTGCCAGAGGGCTAGCCTACTTGCATGAGAGCTGTCGAGACTGCATCATACATTGCGATATCAAGCCAGAAAACATACTTCTTGACGCTTCATTCCTTCCAAAAGTTGCAGACTTTGGAATGGCAAAGCTTTTAGGAAGGAATTTTAGTGGAGTCTTGACAACAGTGAGAGGCACTGCAGGGTACCTTGCGCCTGAATGGATTACTGGTGTTGCTATTACACCAAAAGTTGATGTTTATAGCTATGGGATGGTGTTGCTAGAAATAATATCAGGAAGGAGGAACTCAAACGCAGCATGTTCTAGTGGTGGCGACCTTGATATTTATTTCCCAGTGCATGCTGCATGCAAACTTCTTGAAGGAGATGTCGAGAGTTTGGTAGATCACAGGTTACATGGTGAAGTCAATTTTCATGAGGCTGAATTGGCTTGCAAGGTCGCGTGTTGGTGCATCCAAGATGATGAGTTTGGTCGACCAACAATGAGGGAGGTGGTTCAGATTCTTGAGAGGCTAGTTGAGATAAGGATGCCCCTGATACCAAGAATGCTTCAAGTTATGACTGAAAGTCCGCAATCAACATGCTCATAA
- the LOC100841592 gene encoding heavy metal-associated isoprenylated plant protein 7 isoform X2 → MAKWRTKKTAAAAASGGDKAGGDKLLPPVKGRRSDAPADQEVVMISVPVHCDGCARKVRRSLLRLDGVEEATVEYSTNTVVVMGRKALEDPMKVVETVERRTGKKALLLSPSPGKLPPPPSSVDTEETKKHDVADLDMEMVVVLRIELHCDACCEEMKRRILNIKGVEEAVPDMKSSELMVRGTVEPATLVGFIHKCTGRKAAIIRAEPLMDPPPAEAMAAEPLTDVKTPAVDANVEQQERPSDNLEEKNEGVKEEMKMEEPSKGNGVELEEETKKNIPDDASSGVTEENQLMKDHLFNLPMPAAVVGVEPAESQKMAMNNIYPYYYQQPACAYGYPNYAYQPYQQYPAYQPCQCSAYQPYGPCPHCPQQTSGYENPDGCTIM, encoded by the exons ATGGCCAAG TggaggacgaagaagacggcggcggcggcggcgagcggcggtgATAAGGCAGGGGGAGACAagctgctgccgccggtgaAGGGTCGTCGCAGCGATGCGCCGGCAGATCAGGAGGTGGTGATGATCAGCGTGCCGGTGCACTGCGATGGCTGCGCCAGGAAGGTGCGCAGGTCTCTGCTGCGCCTCGACG GGGTTGAGGAAGCGACCGTGGAGTACTCGACCAacacggtggtggtgatgggccggaaggCCCTGGAGGACCCGATGAAGGTGGTGGAGACCGTGGAGAGGAGGACCGGGAAGAAGGCGCTGCTGCTGAGCCCATCGCCGGGcaagctgccgccgccgccgtcgtccgtGGATACCGAGGAGACCAAGAAACATGATGTTGCGGATCTAGACATG GAAATGGTGGTTGTGCTGAGGATCGAACTGCATTGTGACGCTTGCTGTGAGGAGATGAAAAGGAGGATACTGAATATAAAAG GAGTGGAGGAAGCCGTGCCGGATATGAAATCTTCAGAGCTGATGGTTAGGGGGACGGTTGAGCCAGCAACCCTGGTAGGCTTCATCCACAAGTGCACGGGAAGGAAAGCTGCCATTATCAGGGCGGAGCCACTGATGGATCCTCCGCCAGCCGAAGCAATGGCCGCCGAGCCATTGACGGATGTCAAAACACCAGCAGTTGATGCCAACGTAGAGCAACAAGAACGACCATCTGACAATCtagaagagaaaaatgaagGAGTAAAAGAAGAGATGAAAATGGAGGAGCCAAGTAAAGGCAATGGAGTTGAACTTGAAgaggaaaccaagaagaaTATTCCAGATGATGCAAGCAGCGGAGTTACAGAGGAGAACCAGTTGATGAAGGATCACCTATTCAATCTTCCTATGCCGGCTGCAGTTGTTGGGGTGGAGCCTGCAGAGAGTCAGAAGATGGCCATGAACAACATCTACCCGTACTACTACCAGCAACCAGCCTGTGCATATGGATACCCGAACTATGCTTATCAGCCGTATCAACAATACCCTGCTTATCAGCCATGTCAGTGCTCTGCTTATCAGCCGTATGGACCGTGTCCGCACTGTCCACAGCAGACTTCCGGCTATGAGAACCCAGATGGATGCACCATCATGTAA
- the LOC100841592 gene encoding heavy metal-associated isoprenylated plant protein 7 isoform X1, which yields MVCFVLIPVRQWRTKKTAAAAASGGDKAGGDKLLPPVKGRRSDAPADQEVVMISVPVHCDGCARKVRRSLLRLDGVEEATVEYSTNTVVVMGRKALEDPMKVVETVERRTGKKALLLSPSPGKLPPPPSSVDTEETKKHDVADLDMEMVVVLRIELHCDACCEEMKRRILNIKGVEEAVPDMKSSELMVRGTVEPATLVGFIHKCTGRKAAIIRAEPLMDPPPAEAMAAEPLTDVKTPAVDANVEQQERPSDNLEEKNEGVKEEMKMEEPSKGNGVELEEETKKNIPDDASSGVTEENQLMKDHLFNLPMPAAVVGVEPAESQKMAMNNIYPYYYQQPACAYGYPNYAYQPYQQYPAYQPCQCSAYQPYGPCPHCPQQTSGYENPDGCTIM from the exons ATGGTTTGTTTTGTCCTGATTCCGGTGCGGCAGTggaggacgaagaagacggcggcggcggcggcgagcggcggtgATAAGGCAGGGGGAGACAagctgctgccgccggtgaAGGGTCGTCGCAGCGATGCGCCGGCAGATCAGGAGGTGGTGATGATCAGCGTGCCGGTGCACTGCGATGGCTGCGCCAGGAAGGTGCGCAGGTCTCTGCTGCGCCTCGACG GGGTTGAGGAAGCGACCGTGGAGTACTCGACCAacacggtggtggtgatgggccggaaggCCCTGGAGGACCCGATGAAGGTGGTGGAGACCGTGGAGAGGAGGACCGGGAAGAAGGCGCTGCTGCTGAGCCCATCGCCGGGcaagctgccgccgccgccgtcgtccgtGGATACCGAGGAGACCAAGAAACATGATGTTGCGGATCTAGACATG GAAATGGTGGTTGTGCTGAGGATCGAACTGCATTGTGACGCTTGCTGTGAGGAGATGAAAAGGAGGATACTGAATATAAAAG GAGTGGAGGAAGCCGTGCCGGATATGAAATCTTCAGAGCTGATGGTTAGGGGGACGGTTGAGCCAGCAACCCTGGTAGGCTTCATCCACAAGTGCACGGGAAGGAAAGCTGCCATTATCAGGGCGGAGCCACTGATGGATCCTCCGCCAGCCGAAGCAATGGCCGCCGAGCCATTGACGGATGTCAAAACACCAGCAGTTGATGCCAACGTAGAGCAACAAGAACGACCATCTGACAATCtagaagagaaaaatgaagGAGTAAAAGAAGAGATGAAAATGGAGGAGCCAAGTAAAGGCAATGGAGTTGAACTTGAAgaggaaaccaagaagaaTATTCCAGATGATGCAAGCAGCGGAGTTACAGAGGAGAACCAGTTGATGAAGGATCACCTATTCAATCTTCCTATGCCGGCTGCAGTTGTTGGGGTGGAGCCTGCAGAGAGTCAGAAGATGGCCATGAACAACATCTACCCGTACTACTACCAGCAACCAGCCTGTGCATATGGATACCCGAACTATGCTTATCAGCCGTATCAACAATACCCTGCTTATCAGCCATGTCAGTGCTCTGCTTATCAGCCGTATGGACCGTGTCCGCACTGTCCACAGCAGACTTCCGGCTATGAGAACCCAGATGGATGCACCATCATGTAA
- the LOC100832623 gene encoding G-type lectin S-receptor-like serine/threonine-protein kinase At2g19130 produces MTHSTVLFSNATTHSTVASLCTGVPSAPILQLHPPAQQASARNTLQFIMRLFLIVSTALFFHLSVQASSATRDTILTGQALAVNDKLVSKNGRYALGFFETRSKSSEGTTNWYLGIWFNTVPKFTPAWVANRDKPIKNITSLELTIYSDGNLVVLNRSTKSIFWSTHAKNTRNNTTAMLLSSGNLILINSSNSSEFLWQSFDYPTDTFFPGAKIGWDKVTGLNRRLVSWKNLIDPATGAYCYELDPSGVNQLLFVALNSSIPYWSTGVWNGKYFGSIPEMAARHSISPAFVDNDKEKYLTYNLVSENMDENMIARHAMDISGQAKTYIWMKGSQDWVIINAQPKAQCDVDAICGPFTICTDNQAPHCNCMEGFTITSPGDWELEDRKDGCSRNTQADCITNTSTTHTTDKFYSVPCVRLPRSARKVEAAKSASKCSQVCLNNCSCTAYSFGGSGCSVWHNELHNVKRVQCSDSSNSDGGTLYIRLSAKDVESLNNNRRGIVIGVAAGTGVSALGLFALILLLMIWRNKNKNSGRILNGSQGCNGIIAFRYNDLQRATKNFTNKLGRGSFGSVFKGFINDSNAIAVKRLDGAYQGEKQFRAEVSSIGAVQHINLVKLVGFCCEGSKRLLVYEYMSNRSLDVHLFRSNSTMLSWTARYQIALGIARGLAYLHDSCRDSIIHCDIKPENILLDASFLPKIADFGMAKILGRDFSRVLTTMRGTVGYLAPEWITGVAITPKVDVYGYGMVLLEIISGRRNTWTTCCTNGNLDVYFPVHAARKLLEGDVGSVVDQMLDGDVNLDEAELVCKVACWCIQDDEFDRPTMGEVVQILERIVEIGMPPIPRRLQALAGCLHSTGSSHSQRAS; encoded by the coding sequence ATGACCCATTCTACAGTTCTTTTTTCGAATGCCACCACCCATTCTACAGTTGCATCCCTCTGCACCGGAGTTCCCTCTGCACCCATTCTACAGTTGCATCCCCCTGCACAACAAGCTTCTGCACGCAATACGCTTCAGTTTATCATGCGTCTCTTCCTCATTGTATCCACCGCACTCTTCTTCCACCTAAGCGTCCAGGCAAGTTCTGCCACGAGAGACACTATCTTGACCGGCCAAGCCCTTGCCGTCAACGACAAACTCGTCTCCAAGAATGGCAGGTATGCACTTGGCTTCTTTGAAACACGCAGTAAATCCTCTGAAGGCACTACCAACTGGTACCTTGGCATATGGTTCAATACAGTCCCCAAATTTACTCCTGCATGGGTTGCAAATAGAGATAAGCCAATCAAGAACATCACTTCATTGGAGCTTACAATCTACAGCGACGGCAACCTTGTGGTTTTAAACCGGTCTACCAAGTCCATATTCTGGTCTACACATGCAAAAAACACAAGAAATAACACCACTGCTATGCTCTTGAGCAGTGGAAATCTCATCTTAATAAACTCTTCAAACTCGTCAGAGTTTCTGTGGCAAAGCTTTGATTACCCCACAGATACATTTTTCCCTGGGGCGAAGATTGGATGGGACAAGGTCACCGGTTTGAATCGGCGTCTTGTTTCTTGGAAAAACTTGATCGACCCAGCTACCGGTGCGTACTGTTATGAGTTAGACCCCAGTGGTGTCAACCAGTTACTGTTTGTAGCATTGAACTCATCTATACCATACTGGTCAACGGGTGTATGGAACGGCAAATACTTTGGCTCAATTCCAGAGATGGCAGCCCGCCACTCTATTAGTCCAGCATTTGTTGACAATGACAAAGAGAAGTACTTGACATATAATTTAGTAAGTGAAAATATGGATGAAAATATGATTGCTCGTCATGCAATGGACATCTCAGGTCAAGCAAAGACATACATTTGGATGAAGGGCTCACAGGATTGGGTAATAATCAATGCCCAACCAAAAGCTCAATGTGATGTCGATGCAATTTGTGGACCTTTCACAATTTGCACTGATAATCAAGCTCCACATTGCAATTGTATGGAGGGCTTCACCATAACATCCCCCGGGGACTGGGAGCTAGAAGATCGAAAGGATGGGTGCTCAAGAAATACTCAAGCAGACTGCATTACGAACACAAGCACAACACATACCACAGATAAGTTCTACTCTGTGCCCTGTGTTAGGTTGCCCCGAAGTGCCAGAAAAGTAGAAGCTGCTAAAAGCGCGAGTAAGTGCTCACAAGTTTGCCTGAATAATTGCTCTTGCACCGCCTACTCCTTTGGCGGCAGTGGATGTTCTGTGTGGCACAATGAATTGCACAACGTAAAACGAGTACAGTGCAGTGACAGTAGCAATTCAGATGGAGGAACTCTTTACATTCGCCTTTCTGCTAAAGATGTGGAAAGTTTGAACAATAACAGAAGAGGGATTGTTATTGGAGTTGCAGCTGGTACAGGTGTTTCTGCTCTAGGTTTATTTGCGCTCATCCTCTTACTAATGATTTGGAGAAACAAGAATAAGAACTCTGGTCGCATACTGAATGGCTCTCAAGGATGTAATGGAATCATTGCATTTAGATACAATGATCTACAACgtgcaacaaaaaatttcaCAAACAAGTTGGGGAGGGGCAGTTTTGGTTCTGTATTCAAGGGGTTTATAAATGACTCAAATGCCATAGCAGTGAAGAGGCTTGATGGTGCTTATCAAGGAGAGAAGCAATTCCGGGCTGAAGTGAGCTCGATTGGAGCTGTCCAGCACATCAATTTAGTTAAGCTTGTTGGTTTCTGTTGTGAGGGTTCCAAGAGATTGCTTGTTTATGAATACATGTCAAATCGCTCTCTTGATGTCCATCTATTTCGAAGCAATTCTACGATGTTGAGTTGGACTGCTAGGTATCAGATAGCTCTGGGAATTGCCAGAGGGTTAGCCTACTTGCATGATAGCTGTCGAGACTCCATCATACACTGTGATATCAAGCCAGAAAACATACTCCTTGATGCTTCATTCCTTCCAAAAATTGCAGACTTTGGGATGGCAAAGATTTTAGGAAGAGATTTTAGCCGAGTCTTGACTACAATGAGAGGAACTGTAGGGTACCTTGCACCTGAATGGATTACTGGTGTTGCTATTACACCAAAAGTGGATGTTTATGGCTATGGGATGGTGTTGCTGGAAATAATATCAGGAAGGAGGAACACATGGACAACATGTTGTACTAATGGAAACCTTGATGTTTATTTCCCTGTGCATGCTGCACGTAAGCTTCTTGAAGGAGATGTGGGGAGTGTGGTAGATCAGATGTTAGATGGTGATGTCAATTTGGATGAGGCTGAACTAGTTTGCAAGGTTGCATGTTGGTGCATCCAAGATGATGAGTTTGATCGACCAACAATGGGGGAGGTGGTTCAGATTCTCGAGAGGATAGTTGAGATCGGGATGCCCCCGATACCAAGAAGGCTTCAAGCTTTGGCTGGATGTTTGCATTCAACAGGTAGTTCACATTCTCAAAGGGCTAGTTGA